A stretch of the Gracilinanus agilis isolate LMUSP501 chromosome 4, AgileGrace, whole genome shotgun sequence genome encodes the following:
- the SLC22A7 gene encoding solute carrier family 22 member 7 isoform X2 has protein sequence MGFEELLKEVGGYGRFQIRNVLLLVLPRLLLPMNFLLPIFVAAVPTHHCALPAQDPLDNFTQESAWLEAYLPRELDGSLSSCYRYLYPHYPNTTREEQEDHIVPCPDGWRYDQSQFYSTIATQWDLVCERKGLNRVISTFFFIGVLVGAVIFGYLSDRFGRRPLLLVAYVSSLVLGLISVISVSYIMFVITRTLTGVALAGFTIIVLPLELEWLDVGHRTMAGILASTFWSVGVMLLALIGYLIRDWRWLLLAVTLPCVPGILSLWWVPESARWLMTQGRVKEAQHYLLQCAALNGRPQARNRLSTEALSLVAEGEKMVRRPSYLDLFRTPRLRHISLCCMVVWFGVNFSYYGLSLDLSGLGLNLYQIQLLFGVVEIPSKMIVYLSVRYAGRRLTEVGALLGTALTVGASLLLPSALLPGQSPSWHSSPPRVGHMEISPGSGWKRLFRSSLYHCLPVHVRVVPHCTEADRVRADRPGGPAGGLPCTPGHLAGRDMEPTAQGHLWWDCPCGLSYGSPAARDSPCRAS, from the exons ATGGGCTTTGAGGAGCTTCTCAAGGAGGTGGGAGGCTACGGCCGCTTCCAGATTCGAAATGTGCTGCTCTTGGTACTGCCCCGGCTCCTGCTGCCCATGAACTTCCTCTTGCCAATCTTCGTAGCTGCAGTGCCCACCCACCACTGTGCCTTGCCAGCCCAGGACCCTCTCGACAACTTCACCCAGGAGTCAGCCTGGCTGGAAGCCTACTTGCCCCGGGAGCTGGACGGTAGCCTCAGCTCCTGCTACCGATATCTCTACCCACACTACCCCAACACCACCCGCGAGGAGCAGGAGGACCACATCGTGCCCTGTCCTGATGGCTGGCGCTACGACCAATCACAGTTCTACTCTACTATTGCTACCCAG TGGGACCTGGTGTGTGAGCGAAAGGGACTGAATCGTGTCATATCTACCTTCTTCTTCATTGGTGTGCTGGTGGGGGCCGTGATCTTTGGATACTTGTCTGACAG GTTTGGGAGACGTCCATTGCTCTTGGTAGCCTATGTGAGCTCGCTAGTCCTGGGCCTGATCTCGGTCATTTCTGTCAGCTACATCATGTTTGTCATCACCCGCACTCTCACCGGTGTTGCTCTGGCTGGCTTCACTATAATTGTCTTGCCCCTAG AGTTAGAGTGGTTAGATGTTGGACACCGAACTATGGCCGGCATCCTGGCCAGCACCTTCTGGTCTGTGGGAGTGATGCTGCTGGCTCTGATTGGCTACCTGATCCGAGACTGGCGCTGGCTGCTGCTGGCTGTGACCCTGCCCTGTGTCCCAGGGATCCTCAGCCTCTG GTGGGTGCCTGAGTCTGCCCGATGGCTTATGACCCAAGGTCGGGTCAAGGAAGCCCAACATTACCTCCTCCAATGTGCAGCGCTCAATGGCCGGCCTCAGGCTAGGAACAGACTAAGCACTGAG GCCCTGAGTCTGGTGGCCGAAGGGGAAAAGATGGTCAGAAGGCCTTCCTACCTGGACTTGTTCCGGACACCGCGGCTCAGACACATCTCCCTGTGTTGCATGGTGGTGTG GTTTGGGGTGAACTTCTCATACTATGGCCTAAGCTTGGACCTGTCAGGGCTGGGCCTGAACCTGTACCAGATACAGCTGCTGTTTGGGGTAGTGGAGATACCTTCCAAAATGATTGTCTACTTGTCAGTACGCTATGCAGGGCGCCGCCTCACAGAGGTGGGGGCCCTGCTGGGCACTGCCCTCACTGTGGGGGCTAGTCTGCTACTGCCCTCTG CCCTGCTGCCCGGACAAAGTCCCTCCTGGCATTCTTCTCCTCCCAGGGTTGGGCACATGGAGATTAGTCCTGGGAGTGGCTGGAAAAGGCTTTTCAGAAGCAGCCTTTACCACTGCCTACCTGTTCACGTCAGAGTTGTACCCCACTGTACTGAG GCAGACAGGGTTAGGGCTGACCGCCCTGGTGGGCCGGCTGGGGGGCTCCCTTGCACCCCTGGCCACCTTGCTGGAAGGGACATGGAGCCcactgcccaaggtcacctatGGTGGGATTGCCCTTGTGGCCTCAGCTACGGCTCTCCTGCTGCCAGAGACTCGCCATGCAGAGCTTCCTGA
- the SLC22A7 gene encoding solute carrier family 22 member 7 isoform X1: MGFEELLKEVGGYGRFQIRNVLLLVLPRLLLPMNFLLPIFVAAVPTHHCALPAQDPLDNFTQESAWLEAYLPRELDGSLSSCYRYLYPHYPNTTREEQEDHIVPCPDGWRYDQSQFYSTIATQWDLVCERKGLNRVISTFFFIGVLVGAVIFGYLSDRFGRRPLLLVAYVSSLVLGLISVISVSYIMFVITRTLTGVALAGFTIIVLPLELEWLDVGHRTMAGILASTFWSVGVMLLALIGYLIRDWRWLLLAVTLPCVPGILSLWWVPESARWLMTQGRVKEAQHYLLQCAALNGRPQARNRLSTEALSLVAEGEKMVRRPSYLDLFRTPRLRHISLCCMVVWFGVNFSYYGLSLDLSGLGLNLYQIQLLFGVVEIPSKMIVYLSVRYAGRRLTEVGALLGTALTVGASLLLPSGLGTWRLVLGVAGKGFSEAAFTTAYLFTSELYPTVLRQTGLGLTALVGRLGGSLAPLATLLEGTWSPLPKVTYGGIALVASATALLLPETRHAELPETIQDVEKKRTLKGPQEEGTPMKVIRD, encoded by the exons ATGGGCTTTGAGGAGCTTCTCAAGGAGGTGGGAGGCTACGGCCGCTTCCAGATTCGAAATGTGCTGCTCTTGGTACTGCCCCGGCTCCTGCTGCCCATGAACTTCCTCTTGCCAATCTTCGTAGCTGCAGTGCCCACCCACCACTGTGCCTTGCCAGCCCAGGACCCTCTCGACAACTTCACCCAGGAGTCAGCCTGGCTGGAAGCCTACTTGCCCCGGGAGCTGGACGGTAGCCTCAGCTCCTGCTACCGATATCTCTACCCACACTACCCCAACACCACCCGCGAGGAGCAGGAGGACCACATCGTGCCCTGTCCTGATGGCTGGCGCTACGACCAATCACAGTTCTACTCTACTATTGCTACCCAG TGGGACCTGGTGTGTGAGCGAAAGGGACTGAATCGTGTCATATCTACCTTCTTCTTCATTGGTGTGCTGGTGGGGGCCGTGATCTTTGGATACTTGTCTGACAG GTTTGGGAGACGTCCATTGCTCTTGGTAGCCTATGTGAGCTCGCTAGTCCTGGGCCTGATCTCGGTCATTTCTGTCAGCTACATCATGTTTGTCATCACCCGCACTCTCACCGGTGTTGCTCTGGCTGGCTTCACTATAATTGTCTTGCCCCTAG AGTTAGAGTGGTTAGATGTTGGACACCGAACTATGGCCGGCATCCTGGCCAGCACCTTCTGGTCTGTGGGAGTGATGCTGCTGGCTCTGATTGGCTACCTGATCCGAGACTGGCGCTGGCTGCTGCTGGCTGTGACCCTGCCCTGTGTCCCAGGGATCCTCAGCCTCTG GTGGGTGCCTGAGTCTGCCCGATGGCTTATGACCCAAGGTCGGGTCAAGGAAGCCCAACATTACCTCCTCCAATGTGCAGCGCTCAATGGCCGGCCTCAGGCTAGGAACAGACTAAGCACTGAG GCCCTGAGTCTGGTGGCCGAAGGGGAAAAGATGGTCAGAAGGCCTTCCTACCTGGACTTGTTCCGGACACCGCGGCTCAGACACATCTCCCTGTGTTGCATGGTGGTGTG GTTTGGGGTGAACTTCTCATACTATGGCCTAAGCTTGGACCTGTCAGGGCTGGGCCTGAACCTGTACCAGATACAGCTGCTGTTTGGGGTAGTGGAGATACCTTCCAAAATGATTGTCTACTTGTCAGTACGCTATGCAGGGCGCCGCCTCACAGAGGTGGGGGCCCTGCTGGGCACTGCCCTCACTGTGGGGGCTAGTCTGCTACTGCCCTCTG GGTTGGGCACATGGAGATTAGTCCTGGGAGTGGCTGGAAAAGGCTTTTCAGAAGCAGCCTTTACCACTGCCTACCTGTTCACGTCAGAGTTGTACCCCACTGTACTGAG GCAGACAGGGTTAGGGCTGACCGCCCTGGTGGGCCGGCTGGGGGGCTCCCTTGCACCCCTGGCCACCTTGCTGGAAGGGACATGGAGCCcactgcccaaggtcacctatGGTGGGATTGCCCTTGTGGCCTCAGCTACGGCTCTCCTGCTGCCAGAGACTCGCCATGCAGAGCTTCCTGAGACCATCCAGGATGTGGAGAAAAAGAG GACTTTGAAAGGCCCCCAAGAAGAGGGGACACCCATGAAGGTAATACGAGATTAA
- the CRIP3 gene encoding cysteine-rich protein 3 isoform X1, whose amino-acid sequence MSWTCPRCQQPVFFAEKVSSLGQNWHRFCLKCERCHNVLAAGGHAEHNGKPYCHKPCYAVLFGPLGLKAGGVGSYMEDLPHPPTVTPITTMPLTTGSFSPPRSRTGLPQAKRSRRSPTQVKTYAGETSLCPGCGNPVYFAEKVMSLGRNWHRPCLRCQRCRKTLTAGSHAEHDGFPYCHIPCYGYLFGPKGVNIGDVGCYIYDSLELKSD is encoded by the exons ATGAGCTGGACCTGCCCTCGCTGCCAGCAGCCCGTGTTCTTCG CTGAAAAGGTGAGCTCCCTGGGTCAGAACTGGCATCGATTCTGCCTGAAATGTGAGCGCTGCCACAATGTCCTGGCTGCGGGTGGACACGCCGAG CATAATGGAAAGCCATATTGTCACAAACCATGTTATGCAGTTCTCTTTGGACCCCTGG GGCTCAAAGCTGGCGGGGTGGGCTCCTACATGGAAGATCTTCCCCACCCTCCAACCGTGACCCCCATCACCACTATGCCCTTGACTACTGGCAGCTTCAGTCCACCCAGGAGCCGGACAGGCCTCCCTCAGGCCAAGAGGTCAAGGAGGA GCCCAACACAGGTGAAGACGTATGCTGGTGAGACATCCTTGTGTCCTGGCTGTGGGAACCCTGTTTACTTTG CTGAAAAGGTGATGTCCCTGGGCAGGAACTGGCATCGGCCCTGTCTCCGATGCCAGCGCTGCCGAAAAACCCTAACAGCAGGGAGCCACGCAGAG CATGATGGTTTCCCGTACTGCCACATCCCTTGCTACGGATACCTGTTTGGGCCCAAAG GTGTGAACATTGGTGACGTGGGCTGCTACATCTATGACTCTTTAGAGCTGAAATCGGACTGA
- the CRIP3 gene encoding cysteine-rich protein 3 isoform X2, with protein sequence MSWTCPRCQQPVFFAEKVSSLGQNWHRFCLKCERCHNVLAAGGHAEHNGKPYCHKPCYAVLFGPLGPTQVKTYAGETSLCPGCGNPVYFAEKVMSLGRNWHRPCLRCQRCRKTLTAGSHAEHDGFPYCHIPCYGYLFGPKGVNIGDVGCYIYDSLELKSD encoded by the exons ATGAGCTGGACCTGCCCTCGCTGCCAGCAGCCCGTGTTCTTCG CTGAAAAGGTGAGCTCCCTGGGTCAGAACTGGCATCGATTCTGCCTGAAATGTGAGCGCTGCCACAATGTCCTGGCTGCGGGTGGACACGCCGAG CATAATGGAAAGCCATATTGTCACAAACCATGTTATGCAGTTCTCTTTGGACCCCTGG GCCCAACACAGGTGAAGACGTATGCTGGTGAGACATCCTTGTGTCCTGGCTGTGGGAACCCTGTTTACTTTG CTGAAAAGGTGATGTCCCTGGGCAGGAACTGGCATCGGCCCTGTCTCCGATGCCAGCGCTGCCGAAAAACCCTAACAGCAGGGAGCCACGCAGAG CATGATGGTTTCCCGTACTGCCACATCCCTTGCTACGGATACCTGTTTGGGCCCAAAG GTGTGAACATTGGTGACGTGGGCTGCTACATCTATGACTCTTTAGAGCTGAAATCGGACTGA